The sequence CTCTAAGGGGTTAAACCGGCTTGCGGCAGCAGCTCTCCAACTGGTTCCGGGCCAAACGCGATCGCCTGCTGCGTCAGGTGATCGCCGCTGCCCCGCGTCGGGGCGAGACGCTGCAGCTACTCGATCTGGGTGGCCGCGCCTATTACTGGCGGCGGCTGGGAACGGACTTCCTACGTGAGCACAAGGTCCATGTGACCCTGCTCAACCTGACCGACTTCGAGCTTTACGCGGGCGATGAAGATCCGACGCTGTTCACCTATCTGGTCGGTGACGCCTGCAAACTTGACCTGGCCGACAACAGCTTTGACCTGTGCCATTCGAACTCGGTGATCGAGCATGTCGGGCTGGCCTGGCAGATGGAAGCCTTTGCCGGCGAAGTGCGGCGGATTGCGCCAAGCTATTTCGTCCAGTCGCCCAACTTCTGGTTCCCGATCGATCCGCATTTCTGGCGCCTGCCGCTGGTCCACTGGACGCCCCGCCCGCTGCGCGCCCGGCTGATGCGATGGCTGCCGCTGGCGACGGCGGGCCGCGCGCCCGACATGATCAGCGCCTACCGCTTTGCGGACAGTTCGCAGATGCTAAGCAAGGCACAAATGCGCGCGCTGTTTCCCGATTCCCGCCTGCATGCCGAGCGCTTCATGCTGCTCGCCAAATCCTATACTGCCGTGCGGCTGGCCAAGTAAGCCGCGGCACCTGAACGAAAATGGAAGTTGCCATGTACGATTATGACGTGATCTTCATCGGTGCCGGCCCCGGCGGCTATGTCGGAGCGATCCGCACGGCCCAGCTCGGCCTGAAGACCGCCTGCGTCGAAGCGCGCGAGACGCTGGGCGGAACCTGCCTCAACGTCGGCTGCATCCCCTCGAAGGCCCTGCTCCACGGCTCGGAAAAGTTCGCCGAGGCGGCCAATGGCACTCTTGCCCGCTATGGCGTCAAGTTGGGCAAGGTCGAACTCGACCTCGCGGCGCTGCAGGCTGACAAGGCTGACGCGGTCAAGGGTCTGACCGGCGGGATCGAATTCCTGTTCAAGAAGAACAAGGTCGATTGGCTGAAGGGCTATGGCAGCTTCAAGGATGCCCACACCGTCACCGTCGCCGGCAAGGACTACACCGCCAAAAACGTTGTAATCGCCACGGGTTCGAGCGTCACCCCGCTGCCCGGCGTCGAGGTTGACAACGACAAGGGCGTGATCGTCGACAGCACCGGCGCGCTGGCGCTGAGCAAGGTGCCCGAGCACCTGGTGGTGATCGGCGGCGGCGTGATCGGGCTTGAGATGGGTTCGGTCTGGAAGCGCCTGGGCGCCAAGGTCACCGTGGTTGAATTCCTTGACCAACTGCTGCCCGGCATGGACGGCGATGTCCGCAAGGAAGCCGCCAAGATTTTCAAGAAGCAGGGCATGGAACTGAAGCTCGGCACCAAGGTCACCAGCGCCACGGTCAAAGGCAAGAAGGCCACGCTGACGGTAGAACCGGCCAAGGGCGGCGCGGCTGAAACGATTGAGGCGGACTGCGTGCTCGTCGCCATTGGCCGCCGCCCGCACACACAGGGCCTGGGCCTCGACAAGATCGGGCTGGAACTCAACGCGCGCGGCCAGATCGAGACCGATCACGATTTCCGGACCAAGGTCGACGGCGTCTGGGCAATCGGAGACTGCATTCCGGGCCCGATGCTGGCCCACAAGGCCGAAGACGAAGGCATTGCCGTGGCCGAAAACATTGCCGGGCTGACCGGCATCGTGAACCACGCCGTGATCCCGGGCGTGGTCTATACCCTGCCCGAATTCGCTGGCGTTGGCCTGACCGAAGAGCAGGCCCGCGAACAGGGTGAGATCAAGGTTGGCAAGTTTCCGATGATGGCCAACAGCCGTGCCAAGACCAACCACGAGCCGGACGGCTTCGTGAAGGTGATCGCCGATGCCAAGACGGACAAGGTCCTGGGCGTCTGGGCGATTGCCACCGTAGCCGGCACGATGATCGCGGAAGCGGCCGTGGCGATGGAATTCGGCGCGACGTCGGAAGACATCGCCTATACCTGCCATGCCCACCCGACCCACAGCGAAGCGGTCAAGGAAGCGGCGATGGCGGTGACGGGCAAGCCGATCCACATCTGAGCTGCAGCGCCGCGCCAACCCGGAAACCCCTGGAAGCCATTGCCATTTAAGCGCGTTTATGTCCCAATGCCTTGGCAAGGGGGCAGGCGATGGCGCGTTGGTCACCATGGGGGATCGGATCGGCAGCACTGGCCGGCGCCCTTATGCTGGGCAGTTGCAACCAACTCCCGGAAGCGGAGCGCGGTGCCCCGCCCAGAGCCAATGACGCAATTGAACTCGAAGCGCAGAACTCGGTAATCGCCGTGCCGGTCGAGATCGGGCTCGACCAGATTCACGCGGCGCTCGAACGCGCGGTGCCACACCAGCTCTGGACCATCGACGAACGCGGCCAGACCTGCGTCGCCTCGGACAAGGTCAAGGTCCTGATCGTCAAGATCAAGACGCCGAAGATCAAGTGCGACCTGGTGGGAGAGGTAACGCGCGGGCAGCTGACCCTGACAGGAAAAGGCCGCGATCTGGTCATCACCATGCCGATCCGCGCAACTGTGCGAGCAAAGAAGATCGCCGGGATCATCAAGCAGGAGACTGCCACGGCCAGCGCGCAGGTTCGCGGGATCGTGCGGCTCGACATGGGCTCCGACTGGTCGCCGCGCGGGCGGATTGACATCGACTACAACTGGACCCGCGAACCGGGGATCGATTTCCTCGGCCAGCGGATCAAGTTCACCGGCCCAGCCGACGCCAAGCTGAAGGGCGTGATCGCTGGGTTGGAGCGGACCCTGCCGGGTGAACTCGCCAAGCTGGGGGTACGGCAGCAGGTTGCCCAATCCTGGCGCCAGGCCTTCACTTCGCTCAACCTCAACCGCGCCAACCCGCCGGTGTGGATGCGCATCGCTCCGCAAGAGCTGCAGTATGGCGGCTATGCCGTGCGCGGACGGCGGCTTATCCTTCGGCTTGGCATGGCGGCGCGGACCGAGACCTATATCGGGGCACAGCCGGAAGATCCCCCCGCCGTGCCGCTGCCCCCGGTCCGGCCGATGACCTCCGAGCCCGGCGCGATGCAGTTCTTCATCCCGGTCATCGCCGACTATGCCCAGCTTGAACCGGTGGTGCAGAAGGCGCTGGTCAAGCGCGCAGCGCGGCCGATTGAGCTGCCCGCCATCGGCCCGGTAAACGTCAAGTTCGGCAGGGTCACGATCTACGGCACCACCGGCAACCGGATTGCCGTGGGGGCCGGCTTTACTGCGCGCGATGCGGCCGGGCGGTTGCCCGAGACTGCGGGGACGCTCTGGCTGACCGCGCTGCCGGTCAATCCGCCCGACAGCCGCGAGGTCCAGTTTCGCGAGCTAAAGGTTGCGGGCGTGACCAATGGCGCGGTGACCGACCTTCTGCTGCAGCTGGCCAATGCTCCGGCGATCTCGCAGACCATCGCTGGGACGCTATCGCAGAACTTCTCGCGCGATTATGACGCGTTGCTGGTCAAGATCGGCCGGGCGATCGATACCCAGCGCGAAGGCCGGCTCGTGATCCGCGCCCGGATCGACAATGTCCGCACCGAACCGCTCCGCGCCGCAGGACGCGGGCTTTACCTGCCGGTTTGGGGCACCGGGACAGCCGCGATCGAAGTCCAGCCGCGCTAGGGCCGCCCTTCCACACCAAATTGCAGGTTCGCCTTGCGAAAATCGCCGCGCGCGGGCCATAGGCTCGGCATGGCTAGCCGCACGCTCATGCAGAACTATGCCCGCTGGCACATCTGGCTGGGCTGGCTGGTTGCCGTGCCGCTGCTGTTCTGGACCGTCTCGGGCCTGGTCATGGTCGTCCGCCCGATCGAGGAAGTGCGCGGCCACACTCTGCATATCGAGCACAAACCGGTCCCGGTCCGCGTCCAGCTGGGCGGCGCGGCGGGTGACACGCTGATCCGGGAGGGCAAGATCCTCGACCAGCGCGGGCGCTCGGTGCTGATCGCCACTTTCATGGATGGCACGGTCCACCGTATCGACCTCGGCGCGCCGGGTCAGACCATGCTGCCCCCGGTTGATGCGGCCGAGGCCCGCGCCGCGGTGCGCCATGCGATCACGGGCGGGGACCAGGTCGCCTCGCTCAAGCTGTTCCCAGCCGAACAGTCGCCACCCGATTTCCGCAAGCCCATTGCCGCCTGGCAGGTCACCCTGGCCGATGGCACCCACGTCTATGTTGGCCGCGACACCGGCGAGATCGAGGCGATCCGCACCGGTTGGTGGCGGTTCTATGACTTCATGTGGGGCCTGCACATCATGGACCTCGAAACCCGCGAGGATACCCACCATCCGCTGCTGATCGGCTTTGCCGCGCTGGCGTTCGCCTCGTGCCTGCTCGGCACGGTCCTGCTGTTCCGCCGCCGCCGCGCGATCAAGCGCACCGTGGCCAACTGACGCCCACCGGGCTATCGTTTCATTTCTGCCAGATCAGGAGAATACCCCCATGTCCAAGGCCCTCACCGTCAAGCTGACTGGCGATGAAATCGAAATGCTGGTCGACGCGCTCGAGGTCGATCTGGAAGGCTATGTCGAAGCCGCCAAGGAAGCCCGCGCCAACAACAAGCGCGACGACGTGAATACATTCACCGAAGCCGCCACGCGGATCCAGGCGCTGATGACCAAGCTGCAGGATCTGATTGAAGACTGATCCGCGAGTGGGCCGCCGACTGCCCTCGCAAGCTGCCCTGGCGGCGCTGGTCTTGCCCGTGGCCGCCGGGCTGGCCTGGCTGGCGGTAAGCGGTGCGCCCATGGCCTGGCTAGCGGTGAACGGCGGAGCGCTCCTATTGGCGCTGTTGCTGGCAGTGCTGCTGCCTATACCACAAGACGAGCGTCGCGCCGCTTTGCTAGCGGCAAGCCTTGTGGCCGCATTGTTCGCAACGGCAATCGCTGGAACCTCGATTGACGGGGTCCGGCGCTGGGTGAGCCTCGGTCCGGTCAGCTTGCATGTTGGCTATCTGCTGTTGCCCTTGCTGGCAGTGCTCACCCCGCGCCTTCCCTCTGCCCCCGCGGTGGCACTGCTGGTCCTAGCGCTGCTGGCAACACTGCTCCAGCCCGACCGGGCGACGACCATTGCCCTTGTCGCAGTGCTTGCGGCACTGGCCCATGTCCGCCGCGACCGGGCCAGCTTTGTTGGCCTCATTGTTGCCACCGCCGGGGGGAGCGCTGCCTTTGTCGCGCCCGACCCGCTTGCGCCGGTCCGCTGGGTTGAGGCTGTCCAGCGCGATGCCTGGCACGCCGCGCCGTTCGCTGGGCTCGCCTTGACCCTGGTGACGCTCAGCCCCTTGCTCTTGCTGAAACAGGCTCCAACGCTCACCGCTTTTCTTGTTGGCGCGGGTCTGATGGCCTTCGCAGGTCCCTATCCCTCGGTCCTGATCGGCTATGGAGCCGCGCCGATCCTGGGCTTTGGCCTGGCTTTGGCGGCGCTGCGCTGCCAGAACCAAAGCCGATGAGCACTGCGATCCCCACCTTGCCCCCGCTGTTCGACCTACTCGGCACGGCGGTCTTTGCCCTGACCGGGGCGCTGCTCGCAGCGCGCTTGCGGCAGACTTTTGTGACGATGAGTTTCTTTGCCTTGATCACCGGGGTCGGGGGCGGTTCGATACGCGATCTATTGATTGGGGCGCCGGTGTTCTGGGTGCGCGATCCGTGGGTCGCGCCGGTCTGCCTGGGGGTCGCGCTGCTGGCCTGGTTCACCCCGCGCAAATGGTGGGAAGGCACCCTGCTCGAATGGGCCGACGCGGCGGGCCTCGCCGCCTATGCCGTGCTCGGCACCGCGAAAGCGCTGGCTTATGGCCTGCCGCCGATCCCGGCCGTGTTGATGGGGGTGATCACCGGCTGCGTTGGCGGGATCATCCGCGATGTGCTGGCGGGCCGTCCCTCGATCCTGATGCGGCCCGAACTTTACGTGACCGCTGCTGCGCTCAGCGCCAGCCTTTGCGCATTGGGACAGATCATCGGATTGCCGCAGCAACTGTCCCTGCCGATCGCCGCCTTGGCCGGTTTTGCGCTGCGCGGCTGGGCGATCCATTCTGGCCTGGCACTGCCCGCCTATGGCCGGGACAAGCCCTAAGCCGGCGGCATGACCCGGTTGAGGAATTCAATCACCGCGCCGTTGAACTCGTCGTTTTTGTCGCCGGCCACCATGTGACCGGCACCGCGGATGTCGGCAATCTCCAGCTTGGGAATGCGGCGGCGCAGATCGGCCACGCCGTCGTCATCGACAATATCGCTCTTCATGCCGCGCACCAGCAGGGTCGGGACCCGGTCGGTCCAGTCGGCTTCATCCAGCATGGTCAGCAGCTGCGATGGATCGGCGCGCTGGTCAGTCATCATCCTGAGGTCCCAGTGCCAATAATAACGCCCGTCGGGATGCAGCCGGAGGTTCTTGTTGAGGCCGGACAAGTCCTTGGGCCGCGGCCGGTCGGGGTAGTAGGCCGAAATCGCATCGGCTGCCTCTTCCAGGCTGGCGAAGCCCTGGGGATTGGCGGTCATGAACTCACGGATCTTGGCAACGCCCTTCATTGACATCTTCGGGACGATATCGACCAGCACCAGTGCGGCAACATCCATTCCCTTGCAGGTTGCCGCCAAGGCAGTGATCCCGCCGAGCGAGGCACCGACCAGCGCCAAGGGCTTTGATCCGACGGCGGCGACACAGGCAAGGTCGTCGGCCCGCTTGAGCAAGTCATAATCGCCATCGGGTGACCAGTCGCTATCCCCATGCCCACGCAGGTCATAGTTGATCGAAAAGTAGCCGGCCTTGGCCAGCTGCTGTTCGGCCTTGTCCCACGAATGGCGGGTCTGCCCGCCGCCGTGGCCCAGAATGACCGTCGGCGCGCCTTTGGGGCCAGCCACGTCAGCCGTCAGGCTTAGCCCATCAGCAATTGGAATTCGGATTGTTTCCCCCGTCATGTTGCACGGGATGCCTGTGCCGTCAGAACGGGTCAATCATCATTTTAATCGAGCGATTAATAATCCACCAGTTCGAAGTCCTGCTTCTCGGTTCCGCAGTCCGGACAGTACCAGTCCTCTGGAATATCCTCAAAGCGGGTGCCCGGCGCGATGCCCTCGTCCGGTAGGCCGAGCGTATCGTCATAGATGAAGCCGCAGTTGCGGCAGCGCCACTTGCGCATCTCAGTTCACCGTGAAGCGGATCGGCACGTGCTTTGGCCCGCAGACGAAGTTGGAAATCGTCCGCTCACCCCGGCCGTTCATCTCGACCGATCTCAGCCGCACGAACAGTTCCTCCCACAGGATCCGCATTTCCATCCGCGCCAGGTGCTGGCCCAGGCAGACGTGGACGCCATAGCCAAAGGCGATCTGCGGGTTCTGGTCGCGGTCGATCCGGAAATCGAAGGGATCGGCCCAGACCGTCTCGTCGCGGTTGGCCGACTGGTAGGACAGCATCAGCCAGTCGCCCGCCTTGATCTGCCGTCCGCCGATCTCGCAATCGGTCACCGCGCTGCGCATGAAGTGCTTCACCGGTACTTCCCAGCGGATCGATTCCTCGACGAAGGCGTTGATCCGGTCCGGGTTATCCTGCATCGCTCGCAGCAGTTCGGGCCGCTCGGCCAGTGCCCACATGGCGCCGGCCGTGGTGTTGCTAGTGGTATCGTGCCCGGCGGTGGCGGCAATGATGTAGTAACCCATCAGCTGGCGGTGGTTGAGATATTCGCCATTGATCGTGGCGTTGGCGATCAGGCTGTTGATCTGCCCGGTGGGATTGGCGCGGAACTTCTCTGTCACGGCCGCGAAATAGGCTTCCAGCTCCATTG comes from Novosphingobium ginsenosidimutans and encodes:
- a CDS encoding DUF4403 family protein; the protein is MARWSPWGIGSAALAGALMLGSCNQLPEAERGAPPRANDAIELEAQNSVIAVPVEIGLDQIHAALERAVPHQLWTIDERGQTCVASDKVKVLIVKIKTPKIKCDLVGEVTRGQLTLTGKGRDLVITMPIRATVRAKKIAGIIKQETATASAQVRGIVRLDMGSDWSPRGRIDIDYNWTREPGIDFLGQRIKFTGPADAKLKGVIAGLERTLPGELAKLGVRQQVAQSWRQAFTSLNLNRANPPVWMRIAPQELQYGGYAVRGRRLILRLGMAARTETYIGAQPEDPPAVPLPPVRPMTSEPGAMQFFIPVIADYAQLEPVVQKALVKRAARPIELPAIGPVNVKFGRVTIYGTTGNRIAVGAGFTARDAAGRLPETAGTLWLTALPVNPPDSREVQFRELKVAGVTNGAVTDLLLQLANAPAISQTIAGTLSQNFSRDYDALLVKIGRAIDTQREGRLVIRARIDNVRTEPLRAAGRGLYLPVWGTGTAAIEVQPR
- a CDS encoding cytochrome P450, which gives rise to MTISEALARTIIDPKSYAQREIADAAFTQIRAEQPLDKAELPDFDPFWVVSRHADIKEIERQPDIFRNGDKSTFLSPRDGVERVKGLTGGEPNLIRSLVSVDGDEHKALRGVVFPHVTPRAIKPLEDQIRQIAREFVDHMLGFGGEVDFAQDVAFLYPLRVIMTVLGVPQEDEPFMLKLTQELFNNADPELNRRRAELTPDEMLKSLWETTMELEAYFAAVTEKFRANPTGQINSLIANATINGEYLNHRQLMGYYIIAATAGHDTTSNTTAGAMWALAERPELLRAMQDNPDRINAFVEESIRWEVPVKHFMRSAVTDCEIGGRQIKAGDWLMLSYQSANRDETVWADPFDFRIDRDQNPQIAFGYGVHVCLGQHLARMEMRILWEELFVRLRSVEMNGRGERTISNFVCGPKHVPIRFTVN
- a CDS encoding rubredoxin, which gives rise to MRKWRCRNCGFIYDDTLGLPDEGIAPGTRFEDIPEDWYCPDCGTEKQDFELVDY
- a CDS encoding class I SAM-dependent methyltransferase, whose protein sequence is MRQQLSNWFRAKRDRLLRQVIAAAPRRGETLQLLDLGGRAYYWRRLGTDFLREHKVHVTLLNLTDFELYAGDEDPTLFTYLVGDACKLDLADNSFDLCHSNSVIEHVGLAWQMEAFAGEVRRIAPSYFVQSPNFWFPIDPHFWRLPLVHWTPRPLRARLMRWLPLATAGRAPDMISAYRFADSSQMLSKAQMRALFPDSRLHAERFMLLAKSYTAVRLAK
- the lpdA gene encoding dihydrolipoyl dehydrogenase encodes the protein MEVAMYDYDVIFIGAGPGGYVGAIRTAQLGLKTACVEARETLGGTCLNVGCIPSKALLHGSEKFAEAANGTLARYGVKLGKVELDLAALQADKADAVKGLTGGIEFLFKKNKVDWLKGYGSFKDAHTVTVAGKDYTAKNVVIATGSSVTPLPGVEVDNDKGVIVDSTGALALSKVPEHLVVIGGGVIGLEMGSVWKRLGAKVTVVEFLDQLLPGMDGDVRKEAAKIFKKQGMELKLGTKVTSATVKGKKATLTVEPAKGGAAETIEADCVLVAIGRRPHTQGLGLDKIGLELNARGQIETDHDFRTKVDGVWAIGDCIPGPMLAHKAEDEGIAVAENIAGLTGIVNHAVIPGVVYTLPEFAGVGLTEEQAREQGEIKVGKFPMMANSRAKTNHEPDGFVKVIADAKTDKVLGVWAIATVAGTMIAEAAVAMEFGATSEDIAYTCHAHPTHSEAVKEAAMAVTGKPIHI
- a CDS encoding alpha/beta fold hydrolase, with the translated sequence MTGETIRIPIADGLSLTADVAGPKGAPTVILGHGGGQTRHSWDKAEQQLAKAGYFSINYDLRGHGDSDWSPDGDYDLLKRADDLACVAAVGSKPLALVGASLGGITALAATCKGMDVAALVLVDIVPKMSMKGVAKIREFMTANPQGFASLEEAADAISAYYPDRPRPKDLSGLNKNLRLHPDGRYYWHWDLRMMTDQRADPSQLLTMLDEADWTDRVPTLLVRGMKSDIVDDDGVADLRRRIPKLEIADIRGAGHMVAGDKNDEFNGAVIEFLNRVMPPA
- a CDS encoding trimeric intracellular cation channel family protein, with protein sequence MSTAIPTLPPLFDLLGTAVFALTGALLAARLRQTFVTMSFFALITGVGGGSIRDLLIGAPVFWVRDPWVAPVCLGVALLAWFTPRKWWEGTLLEWADAAGLAAYAVLGTAKALAYGLPPIPAVLMGVITGCVGGIIRDVLAGRPSILMRPELYVTAAALSASLCALGQIIGLPQQLSLPIAALAGFALRGWAIHSGLALPAYGRDKP
- a CDS encoding PepSY domain-containing protein yields the protein MASRTLMQNYARWHIWLGWLVAVPLLFWTVSGLVMVVRPIEEVRGHTLHIEHKPVPVRVQLGGAAGDTLIREGKILDQRGRSVLIATFMDGTVHRIDLGAPGQTMLPPVDAAEARAAVRHAITGGDQVASLKLFPAEQSPPDFRKPIAAWQVTLADGTHVYVGRDTGEIEAIRTGWWRFYDFMWGLHIMDLETREDTHHPLLIGFAALAFASCLLGTVLLFRRRRAIKRTVAN